The following are encoded together in the uncultured Desulfobacter sp. genome:
- a CDS encoding transposase yields MKTANQVADSTEGVIRISIDTKANVKVGPFSRGGYSRQKVKACDHDYKPDTILKPFGIFLPAHDESYIYFTESNATADFMVDCLEDLWPMLKTRFKPHTIAINADNGPENNSRRSQFMKRLVNFAIRHEVSICLIYYPPYHSKYNPVERLWGILENHWKGQLLDSVDKVVGLARTMTYNGIHPVAKLITKIYEKGVKIGEKAMERLEEMIERIRGIEKWAVDIPCY; encoded by the coding sequence GTGAAAACAGCAAATCAGGTTGCAGATAGCACTGAAGGCGTGATTCGCATTTCAATTGACACCAAGGCAAATGTCAAAGTGGGTCCTTTTTCCAGGGGCGGATATAGCCGTCAAAAAGTTAAAGCCTGTGATCATGATTATAAGCCGGACACAATATTAAAACCTTTTGGGATTTTTTTGCCGGCGCACGATGAGAGCTACATATATTTTACTGAAAGTAATGCTACAGCCGATTTTATGGTGGATTGTTTAGAAGATCTTTGGCCGATGCTAAAAACACGATTCAAGCCACATACCATTGCCATCAATGCCGACAATGGGCCAGAAAATAATAGCCGTAGAAGTCAATTTATGAAAAGGCTTGTTAACTTTGCAATCAGACACGAAGTCAGCATTTGTTTGATTTATTACCCTCCTTATCACAGCAAATATAACCCGGTTGAGAGGTTGTGGGGGATTCTTGAAAATCACTGGAAAGGGCAATTATTAGACAGTGTTGATAAAGTGGTGGGTTTAGCAAGAACGATGACTTACAATGGCATTCATCCAGTAGCAAAGCTTATAACCAAAATCTATGAAAAGGGCGTCAAGATTGGAGAAAAGGCTATGGAACGATTAGAAGAGATGATCGAAAGGATTCGCGGTATCGAAAAGTGGGCTGTTGATATCCCTTGTTATTAA
- a CDS encoding cytochrome c peroxidase: MMKKATGVLISSIFLISAVWAAGGRPTVNTNMEKLGMRLYNDKNMSFNGEQSCRNCHHHFSGFADLSNYLDPSANFVSTGADGVSKGGRNAPSSAYAGYSPILGEINGEWIGGMFWDGRADGSVLRDPLAEQAQGPPLNPVEMKMPSKEAVIQVIKDSGYNNLWLKVFGPGSLDDVEAAYDNFGRAIAAYERSADVTKFTSKFDTTVLSDVEQAGQALFEGHCASCHSTTAEFEAPRPLLTNYKYANIGVPANPGIPSDGPDLGLGPVVDNEAQNGKFKIPTLRNIALSAPYSHNGYFPTLMEMLQFINNRDGFVPEVSQNLSNEVGDLGLSQAELESIEAFLMTLTDN; this comes from the coding sequence ATGATGAAAAAAGCAACTGGTGTTTTAATAAGTTCCATATTTCTTATTTCAGCTGTTTGGGCTGCCGGGGGCAGACCCACCGTTAATACCAATATGGAAAAACTTGGGATGAGGCTTTATAATGATAAAAATATGTCTTTTAACGGTGAGCAGTCCTGCCGGAACTGCCATCATCATTTCAGCGGGTTTGCCGATCTCTCCAATTATCTGGATCCTTCTGCCAACTTTGTCTCGACTGGCGCAGATGGTGTCAGCAAAGGCGGACGAAATGCGCCGTCTTCGGCTTATGCAGGATACAGCCCGATTTTGGGGGAAATTAATGGGGAATGGATCGGCGGCATGTTCTGGGACGGCCGTGCAGACGGCTCTGTGCTGAGAGATCCCCTTGCCGAACAGGCCCAGGGACCGCCTTTGAATCCGGTTGAAATGAAAATGCCCAGTAAAGAAGCGGTGATTCAGGTTATCAAAGATTCCGGTTATAATAACCTGTGGCTCAAAGTTTTCGGCCCTGGATCACTTGATGACGTAGAGGCTGCCTATGACAATTTTGGCAGAGCCATCGCAGCCTATGAACGCTCAGCCGATGTGACTAAATTTACCTCAAAGTTTGACACAACTGTGCTCTCAGATGTGGAACAGGCAGGACAGGCTCTTTTCGAGGGCCATTGTGCGTCATGCCATTCTACGACAGCTGAATTTGAAGCGCCGAGGCCACTTCTTACCAATTATAAATACGCCAATATCGGTGTTCCTGCTAATCCGGGAATTCCATCAGATGGACCGGATTTAGGTCTTGGGCCCGTAGTCGACAATGAAGCCCAAAACGGAAAATTTAAAATTCCAACCCTGCGTAATATTGCGCTTTCAGCTCCTTATTCCCATAATGGCTATTTTCCGACCCTTATGGAAATGCTACAGTTTATAAATAACCGAGACGGTTTTGTGCCTGAAGTTTCGCAGAACCTGTCAAACGAAGTTGGAGACCTGGGGTTGTCACAGGCAGAGCTGGAATCCATCGAAGCCTTTTTAATGACGTTAACAGATAATTAA
- a CDS encoding DUF3089 domain-containing protein, whose translation MKNNKLPILYSMILIFVFCLMPLFSCLAMPPLDLKILPKAPDYAAPEGWIVKPAAPTSPVDVFFVYPTVLFNDKDWIMDTVRPDMRAAAMETIKTMASVFEVQANIYAPMYRQMNLAGLALNNSAAAPLQEIVHNDVWRALSYYLKYENNGRPFFLAGHSQGSMILTDLLIEHWGTTGAEKLLVAALLPGWSLTPEDIAANHSVHMCERSEQTGCIISYNTMAAGRQSAAPTLKKGALTVNPLSWSMDSAFVPAKKNLGSVFFDSADKATTYPHFTSAQIVDGGLIVQPENIDFVTVQGGHFPEGVYHAFDYSLFFENLKANIAERIDAFTHNK comes from the coding sequence TTGAAAAACAATAAGTTACCCATCTTGTATTCGATGATTCTGATCTTCGTTTTTTGCCTTATGCCACTTTTTTCCTGCCTGGCCATGCCGCCCTTGGATCTAAAAATTTTGCCAAAAGCTCCAGACTATGCGGCACCGGAAGGCTGGATAGTCAAACCTGCCGCCCCCACATCCCCGGTTGATGTTTTTTTCGTTTATCCAACGGTCCTGTTCAATGATAAGGATTGGATAATGGATACGGTTAGACCGGACATGCGGGCAGCAGCCATGGAGACAATAAAGACGATGGCTTCTGTCTTTGAAGTACAGGCGAATATCTACGCCCCAATGTATCGCCAGATGAATTTGGCTGGTCTGGCATTGAATAATTCCGCCGCCGCACCATTGCAAGAGATCGTGCATAATGATGTCTGGCGCGCTCTGTCCTATTACCTAAAATATGAAAATAACGGTCGCCCCTTTTTCTTGGCAGGCCATAGCCAGGGTTCTATGATTTTGACGGATCTTCTCATCGAGCATTGGGGGACAACAGGCGCAGAAAAACTGCTTGTTGCGGCCTTACTTCCCGGCTGGTCATTGACACCGGAGGATATTGCTGCTAATCACTCGGTACACATGTGTGAACGTTCAGAGCAAACTGGCTGTATCATCTCTTACAATACCATGGCTGCGGGGCGGCAATCAGCGGCGCCGACTCTCAAAAAGGGCGCCCTAACGGTCAACCCCCTATCGTGGAGCATGGACAGCGCCTTTGTCCCCGCTAAGAAGAACCTTGGTTCTGTCTTCTTTGATAGTGCAGACAAAGCAACTACTTACCCGCATTTCACTTCGGCTCAGATTGTAGATGGTGGCCTGATTGTCCAACCCGAGAATATCGACTTTGTTACAGTCCAAGGTGGCCATTTCCCGGAAGGGGTTTACCACGCATTTGACTATTCACTCTTTTTCGAGAATCTTAAGGCCAATATTGCGGAACGCATCGATGCCTTTACCCATAATAAATGA
- a CDS encoding tetratricopeptide repeat protein, whose translation MQAKNLYVRSISYIDSRNYDEALNILSQSYEIDKHSYTAQALSYCYGMKGDYDQARFYANEALKLLPPLPPDLEQDVKSVVSSNNIALNRYYTIESKQDNFNSIAKLYRSGDPCIYTTKISEESPFLGQECPSGYAIKGIRCRGSFCDDKYLRVSKGIKPTKFMF comes from the coding sequence GTGCAAGCTAAAAATTTATATGTTCGTTCGATATCCTATATTGATTCAAGAAATTACGATGAAGCACTTAATATATTATCTCAAAGTTATGAGATTGATAAGCATTCATACACGGCCCAGGCTTTATCATATTGCTATGGGATGAAAGGGGACTATGATCAAGCAAGATTTTATGCAAACGAGGCACTTAAACTTCTTCCTCCTCTTCCTCCAGATTTGGAACAGGATGTTAAAAGCGTGGTTAGCAGTAATAACATTGCTTTAAATCGTTACTATACAATAGAGTCAAAGCAAGATAATTTTAATTCGATAGCAAAACTATATCGAAGTGGAGATCCTTGTATTTATACAACCAAAATTTCAGAAGAGTCTCCGTTTTTAGGGCAAGAATGCCCATCTGGGTATGCAATAAAAGGCATAAGATGTCGTGGTAGTTTTTGCGATGACAAGTATCTTAGGGTGTCGAAGGGAATAAAACCCACCAAATTTATGTTTTAA
- a CDS encoding ABC transporter substrate binding protein → MKIYIRRIKIIIGHYMKIIGIVLAACFLLSSLSAQERQIKNIVVIVTMPVPVCDLNLKWFLAEFDRLGYKDGETMNLTVIRANGDRKFAENELRRIIKTRKPDAVATIATLASQAAMTVLKDTNIPIFFSSVSDPVGAGLIKKVGEPTGINIAGRVFTVPKEVRLDVAIRLARQIVSEDRPIRLGYIFSSYPSSEGEYMRLKTIARENADIQLESYRLDYKKVPEGIASMLADVKSGIKALSGKVDFWWEPQGPLGELAEYTKLLLDNSKIPILMGQKFKSVAMGALLHITPDAREGGREAAGLVDAILKGADPGQIPVTASSVFQVGINLTTALKLNIVVPSDIIELAGEHLYR, encoded by the coding sequence ATGAAAATTTATATACGTCGGATTAAAATTATTATCGGCCATTATATGAAGATCATTGGGATTGTTCTGGCCGCATGTTTTCTTTTATCTTCACTTTCCGCACAAGAAAGGCAAATTAAGAATATCGTCGTGATTGTTACCATGCCGGTGCCTGTGTGTGATTTAAATTTGAAATGGTTTCTGGCCGAGTTTGACCGGCTGGGATACAAAGATGGTGAAACAATGAATTTGACGGTCATTCGGGCCAATGGTGACCGGAAATTCGCTGAAAATGAACTTAGAAGAATTATAAAGACCCGTAAACCGGATGCCGTTGCAACAATCGCGACTTTAGCGTCCCAGGCCGCAATGACGGTTCTCAAAGATACGAACATCCCTATATTCTTTTCCAGCGTTTCAGACCCGGTCGGTGCAGGACTGATTAAAAAGGTAGGTGAACCGACTGGCATAAACATCGCCGGACGGGTTTTTACCGTGCCAAAAGAGGTACGGCTTGATGTAGCTATACGGCTGGCGCGACAAATCGTTTCTGAAGACAGACCCATCCGTCTGGGATATATATTTTCATCATATCCTTCTTCGGAGGGGGAGTATATGCGATTGAAAACCATTGCCCGGGAAAATGCTGATATTCAATTGGAAAGCTATCGTCTCGACTATAAGAAAGTCCCGGAAGGGATTGCTTCGATGCTTGCGGATGTAAAATCAGGGATCAAAGCGCTTTCAGGAAAAGTGGATTTTTGGTGGGAACCCCAGGGGCCTTTGGGAGAACTGGCTGAATACACAAAGCTGCTCCTGGACAATTCAAAAATTCCAATCCTCATGGGACAGAAATTTAAAAGCGTTGCAATGGGGGCTCTTTTGCACATTACACCCGATGCACGGGAAGGTGGCCGGGAAGCGGCCGGACTTGTGGATGCGATACTCAAAGGCGCTGATCCGGGTCAAATACCGGTGACAGCGTCCTCCGTATTTCAGGTCGGCATCAACCTGACGACAGCGTTGAAATTAAATATCGTCGTACCCTCTGATATTATTGAGCTTGCAGGGGAACATCTTTACAGGTAA
- a CDS encoding DUF4338 domain-containing protein → MPALIQPIKFCGRDFSTYDLLVITEVVATCDGISRTEMAYTVCEILDWKRPSGKLKARECKDLLELLDDRGILNLPEKKQPGNHTPQKLKKQVTDNEPYCTLSGGVEEFTPLNIQRVRDKSQRNLFRDLISRYHYLGYAMPFGARLQYLISVTRPKHQVVGCIQFSSPAWRMKSRDLWIGWDDDRRSKALQHVVNNSRFLVLAPIRNLASSMLSASLDHLRFDWERQYGVAPLLLETLVDRSLYYGGCYRAANWIKIGETTGRGRMDKTNRQNEAEVKTIMVYPLVKNARRRLREGNKEGNVAAENLFKSQITGQSGQHNVWSSWTPIKKGEAMMNHPELPNLEKTNEFSLELKLFLNDTRSNLKGSERRKFMANVVRLMGKGGQRRAEKELGWDRKTIQKGTKELDSGFDCIDSA, encoded by the coding sequence ATGCCGGCATTGATACAGCCTATAAAATTTTGTGGCCGGGATTTTTCGACATACGATTTGTTGGTGATTACGGAAGTTGTGGCTACATGCGATGGTATCAGCCGCACTGAGATGGCCTACACGGTATGCGAGATTCTTGATTGGAAGCGGCCCAGCGGGAAGCTCAAAGCCCGTGAGTGCAAGGACCTCCTTGAACTTCTGGATGACAGAGGTATCCTTAATCTACCGGAGAAAAAGCAACCAGGTAACCACACTCCCCAGAAATTAAAAAAACAAGTCACGGACAATGAGCCCTACTGCACACTTTCCGGCGGTGTTGAGGAATTTACGCCTCTGAATATCCAACGAGTACGAGACAAGTCTCAGCGAAACCTGTTCCGGGATCTTATCAGCCGCTACCACTATCTGGGTTATGCCATGCCCTTTGGGGCAAGGCTTCAATATTTGATTTCCGTGACTCGACCTAAGCATCAGGTTGTGGGCTGCATCCAATTTTCAAGCCCTGCTTGGCGGATGAAGTCAAGAGACCTATGGATCGGTTGGGACGATGATAGGCGAAGCAAGGCCTTGCAACATGTGGTTAACAACAGCCGGTTTCTGGTGTTAGCCCCAATTCGCAACCTGGCAAGCAGCATGCTTTCTGCGTCCCTTGATCACCTCCGATTCGACTGGGAGAGGCAGTACGGAGTTGCTCCCCTTCTTTTGGAAACCCTGGTGGACCGGAGCCTGTATTATGGCGGGTGCTACCGGGCTGCCAACTGGATCAAAATAGGCGAAACAACTGGACGTGGACGAATGGATAAGACCAACAGGCAAAATGAAGCCGAGGTGAAAACCATTATGGTTTATCCGCTGGTTAAGAATGCCCGACGTCGACTTAGAGAGGGAAATAAAGAAGGTAATGTCGCTGCTGAGAATTTGTTTAAATCTCAAATTACTGGACAATCGGGGCAGCATAACGTATGGTCATCATGGACCCCTATAAAGAAAGGAGAAGCCATGATGAATCATCCTGAATTGCCCAATCTTGAAAAAACAAACGAATTTTCTCTGGAATTAAAACTGTTTTTGAATGACACCCGGTCGAATTTAAAAGGTTCTGAACGACGTAAATTTATGGCTAACGTAGTCCGCCTTATGGGCAAGGGGGGCCAACGCCGGGCAGAAAAAGAACTGGGATGGGACAGAAAAACCATCCAGAAAGGGACAAAAGAATTAGATTCCGGTTTTGACTGTATAGATAGTGCCTGA
- the istA gene encoding IS21 family transposase, which yields MLKVDQYDYIRTAHRVYGKAIKELARETGHSKNTIKKILKQEYIGYKQRSKQPYPVLGPYIQEIDRWLGDDKDKPYKQRHTATRIYHRLKSELEYSGGETTVRRYVREAKLRLGLTNQQAFIPSDPTTAQEAEVDWGNCQAVIAGEPVKLKLFCIRSKCSGKHFVRCYPCERQQALFDAHIQAFSFFGGVFPVLIYDNLTTVVQKVFKGKKRHLQESYNRFKAYYNFDPRFCNPGQGHEKGGIEGLVGYARRNYMVPIPHADSLDELNTRLLDDCMAYGEHRIAGQTQSVNELFESEKQVLLPLPTTSFSNVETFMVRVNKYATVIIDKNRYSVPTRYAYMRVQAIVEIDQVIIYWSGRKISTHHRLYGNNKWSLKPEHYLELIRQRPQSFDTARPILQWRDQWPDCLEKLLEHFRRKNGVTKGTREFVTVLMLYEKYAVDKIEAAVKEALKSNVGCSNALKQILHSQNISMESQFDPLSNWETLPPADISAYEQLGGIL from the coding sequence ATGCTTAAAGTGGATCAGTATGATTACATCCGAACAGCTCACCGTGTTTATGGAAAGGCCATTAAAGAGCTTGCCAGAGAAACCGGCCATTCAAAAAACACCATAAAAAAAATTTTAAAGCAGGAATACATTGGCTACAAGCAACGATCTAAACAGCCATATCCCGTTCTTGGTCCTTATATCCAGGAGATAGACCGCTGGCTTGGCGATGACAAGGACAAGCCATACAAACAGCGACATACAGCAACCCGGATATACCATCGTCTGAAATCGGAACTCGAGTATTCCGGTGGAGAGACGACGGTTCGCCGTTATGTGCGTGAGGCAAAGCTGAGGCTGGGTTTAACGAATCAGCAGGCATTTATCCCATCAGATCCGACGACTGCCCAGGAAGCCGAGGTAGACTGGGGAAACTGTCAGGCAGTTATTGCCGGCGAACCCGTGAAGCTGAAATTATTTTGCATACGTTCAAAATGTTCGGGCAAACACTTTGTTCGCTGTTATCCCTGTGAAAGGCAGCAAGCTTTATTTGACGCTCATATCCAGGCCTTTTCATTTTTTGGAGGCGTGTTCCCAGTTCTTATCTATGACAATCTGACAACAGTCGTACAAAAGGTATTTAAAGGAAAAAAACGTCATCTTCAGGAATCTTATAATCGGTTCAAGGCCTATTACAACTTCGATCCAAGGTTTTGCAATCCCGGCCAGGGCCATGAAAAAGGTGGGATTGAAGGCCTGGTCGGCTACGCTCGAAGAAATTATATGGTTCCTATCCCACATGCTGACAGCCTGGACGAATTGAACACGCGCCTCCTCGATGATTGCATGGCCTATGGAGAGCATCGCATCGCCGGTCAAACACAAAGCGTCAATGAATTGTTTGAATCAGAAAAGCAGGTATTGCTGCCATTGCCGACAACATCGTTCAGTAACGTTGAGACGTTCATGGTCAGGGTAAACAAATATGCCACCGTTATTATTGACAAGAACCGGTATTCTGTCCCGACGCGCTATGCTTACATGAGAGTGCAGGCGATAGTAGAGATAGACCAGGTGATCATTTATTGGAGCGGCAGAAAAATAAGCACCCATCATCGGTTATATGGAAATAATAAGTGGAGTTTAAAACCGGAACATTATCTGGAGTTGATTCGTCAGCGTCCACAATCATTTGATACCGCCCGGCCAATTTTACAATGGCGTGATCAATGGCCGGATTGCCTGGAAAAGTTATTAGAACATTTTCGCCGGAAAAACGGTGTAACCAAAGGTACCCGGGAATTTGTCACCGTGCTGATGCTGTACGAAAAATATGCTGTCGACAAGATCGAAGCAGCCGTAAAGGAAGCACTGAAAAGCAATGTCGGCTGCAGCAATGCTCTCAAGCAGATTTTACACAGTCAAAACATCTCTATGGAGTCCCAATTTGATCCTTTGTCGAACTGGGAGACACTGCCCCCTGCTGACATCTCGGCATACGAACAGCTTGGAGGTATCTTATGA
- a CDS encoding helix-turn-helix transcriptional regulator yields MSEGQTAKEIAEILHVSSKTVDVHRRNIMEKIGAGSIAELTKFAIREGITTL; encoded by the coding sequence ATCTCGGAAGGTCAAACTGCCAAAGAGATCGCTGAAATACTCCATGTAAGCTCAAAAACCGTCGATGTCCACAGAAGAAACATCATGGAAAAGATCGGCGCAGGTTCCATTGCAGAGCTGACCAAATTTGCCATACGTGAAGGAATAACCACCTTGTAA
- the istB gene encoding IS21-like element helper ATPase IstB: MNPAVQAVLTQHLKTLKLSTMEKELEGQIRQAHEAACGYDEFLLNLVEAEVQIRQENGRKRRLKEARFPMQKPLETFDFEAAPDLDARLIKELSTGTFIKEARNIILIGKSGAGKTHLATSIGMEACRYGHRVRFITGCGLANELTEAREQQALGRMIKRYAGYGLLILDELGYVPFSKIGAELLFQVLTERHERRSIIITTNLGFGDWTQVFGDANLTAALLDRVTHRAHIIQCNWDSYRLKQTLKSRG, encoded by the coding sequence ATGAACCCAGCAGTCCAGGCAGTCCTCACACAGCACTTAAAAACGCTGAAGCTCTCGACGATGGAAAAAGAGTTGGAAGGTCAGATCCGGCAGGCGCATGAGGCGGCCTGCGGCTACGATGAGTTTTTATTGAATCTTGTTGAAGCGGAAGTTCAAATACGGCAGGAAAACGGTCGCAAGCGACGTCTCAAGGAAGCCAGGTTCCCGATGCAGAAACCGCTTGAAACATTTGATTTTGAGGCTGCCCCTGATTTGGACGCCCGGTTGATCAAAGAACTTTCAACAGGGACATTCATTAAAGAAGCCCGGAATATAATTTTGATAGGTAAAAGCGGAGCCGGTAAAACCCATCTGGCAACCAGCATCGGGATGGAAGCCTGCCGGTATGGACATCGAGTTCGTTTTATTACTGGTTGTGGGCTTGCAAACGAACTGACGGAGGCCAGGGAACAACAGGCTCTGGGTAGAATGATAAAACGATATGCCGGTTATGGGCTGTTGATTCTTGATGAATTGGGGTACGTCCCGTTCAGTAAAATCGGCGCTGAATTATTGTTCCAAGTCCTTACCGAGCGCCATGAAAGACGTTCGATCATCATCACTACCAATCTTGGTTTTGGTGATTGGACGCAGGTGTTTGGCGATGCAAATCTTACCGCTGCTCTGCTGGATCGTGTCACTCACCGGGCTCACATTATTCAATGTAACTGGGACAGTTATCGACTTAAACAGACTTTAAAATCGAGAGGATAA
- a CDS encoding ISNCY family transposase (programmed frameshift): MTFGQTPIDQIKIDMRARDEIPKLLLGLQHIFCHKTLRQKVFEILETIVPEDVNSKNGRPGMDLWKILVMGTVRLNCNWDYDKLQEIVNNHKTIRQMLGHGLMDDDDMYALQTLKDNVQLLTPEILDEINTLVVKEGHKLLGKKKDQALMGKCDSFVVETDVHYPTDINLLFDAIRKTIQSAAVICQSLGMSMWRQSEYNIRTFKKLFRQAQRLKHSTSKDEQKKTKRAQLIVEAHRLYIEAAEQFIQKANLTIETIGSSNPICVAQIKELIEYIDHAILQVDLIQRRVIQGEKIPHAEKVFSIFEPHTEWISKGKAGVPQELGLRVCIVEDKYGLILHHQVMEKETDDKVTVPIINAAQNKFNNLRGCSFDKGFYSPANKKELKGMLDILVLPKKGKRNKTELEEETADVFIQHRKKHSAVESAINGLENHGLDRCPDSGILGFKRYVSLSILARNLQIIGHHIQQKELKKLQRTERRKAS; encoded by the exons ATGACATTCGGGCAGACTCCCATCGACCAGATCAAAATTGACATGAGAGCCAGAGATGAAATTCCCAAGCTCCTTTTAGGGCTCCAGCACATTTTTTGCCATAAAACGCTTCGTCAGAAAGTTTTCGAAATTCTCGAAACCATAGTCCCAGAGGATGTTAATTCAAAAAATGGGCGACCCGGAATGGATTTATGGAAAATTCTTGTGATGGGAACAGTTCGGCTCAACTGCAACTGGGATTATGATAAACTTCAAGAAATCGTCAATAATCACAAGACAATAAGACAGATGCTTGGTCACGGGTTGATGGACGATGATGACATGTATGCGCTCCAAACCTTGAAGGACAATGTTCAGCTTTTAACCCCTGAGATTCTCGATGAAATCAATACGTTGGTTGTCAAAGAAGGACACAAGCTACTGG GTAAAAAAAAAGACCAGGCATTAATGGGAAAGTGTGACTCTTTTGTTGTTGAAACCGATGTTCACTATCCCACAGACATTAATCTGCTTTTTGATGCTATCAGGAAAACGATTCAGAGTGCCGCAGTTATATGCCAGAGCCTGGGAATGAGTATGTGGAGGCAATCAGAATATAATATCAGGACATTTAAAAAACTGTTTCGGCAAGCTCAGCGATTAAAACATTCCACTTCAAAAGATGAACAGAAAAAGACCAAAAGGGCTCAACTGATTGTTGAAGCCCACAGATTATATATCGAAGCTGCTGAACAATTCATTCAAAAGGCGAATTTGACCATTGAAACCATTGGCTCATCTAATCCGATATGCGTAGCGCAGATAAAAGAACTGATAGAATATATCGACCATGCAATCCTGCAAGTGGATCTGATTCAGCGGCGTGTTATTCAGGGTGAAAAGATACCACATGCCGAAAAGGTCTTTTCTATTTTTGAACCCCATACGGAATGGATTTCAAAGGGGAAGGCCGGTGTCCCCCAGGAATTGGGTCTGCGGGTTTGCATTGTAGAGGATAAATATGGCCTCATACTGCACCATCAAGTGATGGAGAAAGAAACCGATGATAAAGTAACCGTTCCCATTATTAATGCGGCTCAAAATAAATTTAACAACCTCAGGGGATGCAGCTTTGATAAAGGCTTTTATAGTCCTGCTAATAAAAAGGAGCTGAAAGGGATGTTGGATATTTTGGTGCTCCCGAAAAAGGGAAAACGGAACAAAACTGAACTTGAAGAGGAAACAGCAGATGTTTTCATCCAGCACCGAAAAAAACACTCTGCAGTGGAATCAGCAATCAATGGTCTGGAAAACCATGGTTTAGACCGGTGTCCGGATAGTGGCATCCTTGGATTTAAACGATATGTCAGTCTTTCGATTTTGGCAAGGAACCTCCAGATCATCGGGCACCATATACAACAAAAGGAATTGAAAAAGCTTCAACGGACAGAACGGCGCAAAGCCTCTTAA
- a CDS encoding AraC family transcriptional regulator, translated as MTLNLKESLGWHSHEVYELLYCRKGRGHIVFDDQDISFQGGRFILILPESRHRFLFGQDESADLKILCLTAADAAIHLSSSLSNWLQNIKKTPAVFSDHEENSEFSALFDKIPDALGETEKKDLDIIWGRIGLILAIHFKNQGAGDMDSQGRHGDTVDRICNWIDDNLTEQLTLDMIASEFGMSRSLLTREFRKFTSISIVEYMNMRRLQTAGAILSKTGKSITEAALESGFSSIGNFYQKFKALYGVTPSEFKKQLDLQR; from the coding sequence ATGACACTGAACCTTAAGGAATCTTTAGGGTGGCATTCCCATGAAGTATATGAGTTGCTGTACTGCCGCAAAGGGCGGGGACATATCGTTTTCGACGATCAGGATATTTCATTTCAAGGCGGCCGCTTCATTCTCATCCTACCGGAAAGCAGGCATCGATTTCTTTTCGGACAGGATGAGTCGGCGGATTTAAAAATTTTGTGCCTTACGGCTGCGGATGCTGCCATTCATCTTTCCTCCTCATTATCAAACTGGCTCCAAAATATTAAAAAGACCCCGGCGGTTTTTTCCGACCATGAAGAAAACAGTGAGTTTTCAGCTCTTTTTGACAAAATTCCTGACGCTCTCGGGGAGACAGAAAAAAAGGACCTTGATATTATCTGGGGCAGAATCGGTCTTATCCTGGCCATTCATTTCAAAAACCAGGGAGCAGGCGACATGGACAGCCAGGGGCGTCATGGAGACACGGTGGATCGTATCTGCAACTGGATAGACGACAATCTGACAGAACAACTCACCCTTGATATGATCGCATCCGAGTTCGGCATGTCCAGAAGCTTGCTTACCAGGGAATTTAGAAAATTCACAAGCATCAGTATTGTTGAATACATGAACATGCGAAGGCTGCAGACAGCGGGTGCCATACTTTCGAAAACAGGGAAAAGCATTACGGAAGCCGCCTTGGAAAGCGGATTCTCAAGTATCGGGAACTTCTATCAAAAATTTAAAGCGTTATATGGTGTGACGCCGTCGGAATTTAAAAAACAGCTTGATCTTCAAAGATAG